The Cucumis melo cultivar AY chromosome 6, USDA_Cmelo_AY_1.0, whole genome shotgun sequence genome includes a region encoding these proteins:
- the LOC103483335 gene encoding cytochrome P450 704C1-like isoform X1 — protein sequence MEVNFNIITFFTVVLCLFFLSFFILFLKTLAGKSITNSDYSPVYGTIYGQAFYLNNLYDHLTAVAKRHRTFRLLGESYSEIYTVDPRNVEHILKTKFENYMKGRKDQEVCGDLFGEGIFAVDGEKWKEQRKLASYEFSTKILRDFSCSVFRRNAEKLVGIVSEFSTMARIFDVQDLLMRCSLDSIFKVGFGVDLNCMEEPSKAAGRGGFMEAFDDASAQVFWRYIDPFWKLKRFLNIGSEASFRNNLKIIDAFVHQLISARRKLLHQPNLKIDKEDILSRFLMESEKDPTRMNDQYLRDIILNFMLAGRDTSAGTLSWFFYMLCKNPLIQEKVAEEVSQIVGVQGEETDINLFVQNLTDSALDKMHYLHAALTETLRLYPAVPIDGRTAETDDILPDGYKLRKGDGVYYLAYSMGRMPCLWGEDAEDFKPERWLENGTFRPESPFKFISFHAGPRMCLGKDFAYRQMKIVSAALLQFFRFKLADPTRNVTYRIMLTLHIDGGLPLLALPRVRKFT from the exons ATGGAAGTGAATTTCAATATCATCACCTTCTTCACCGTCGTTCTCTGcctcttcttcctctccttcTTCATTCTCTTCCTCAAAACCCTAGCTGGAAAGTCCATAACCAACTCCGACTACTCGCCGGTGTACGGCACCATCTACGGCCAGGCTTTCTACTTAAACAACCTGTACGATCATCTGACGGCGGTGGCGAAGCGGCACAGAACCTTCCGACTGCTCGGAGAGTCGTACAGCGAGATATATACAGTGGATCCGAGAAACGTGGAGCATATATTGAAGACGAAATTCGAGAATTATATGAAAGGAAGGAAGGATCAAGAAGTGTGTGGGGATTTGTTCGGAGAAGGAATATTTGCGGTGGATGGAGAAAAGTGGAAGGAGCAGAGGAAATTGGCTAGCTATGAATTCTCGACGAAGATTCTTAGGGATTTTAGTTGCTCTGTTTTTAGAAGAAATGCTGAAAAACTCGTCGGAATTGTTTCGGAGTTCTCCACCATGGCTCGAATCTTCGATGTCCAG GATCTTCTAATGCGATGCTCTTTGGACTCCATTTTCAAAGTTGGGTTCGGCGTCGATTTGAATTGCATGGAGGAACCAAGCAAAGCTGCAGGCAGGGGCGGGTTCATGGAGGCTTTCGATGATGCTAGCGCTCAGGTTTTTTGGCGCTACATTGATCCTTTCTGGAAATTGAAAAGATTTCTCAACATCGGTTCCGAAGCTTCGTTTAGGAACAACCTCAAAATAATCGATGCTTTTGTGCATCAGTTGATCAGTGCTAGGAGAAAATTGCTTCACCAACCAAATCTT AAGATAGACAAAGAGGACATACTTTCGAGGTTTCTGATGGAAAGTGAGAAGGATCCAACAAGAATGAATGATCAATATCTAAGAGATATAATCCTGAATTTCATGTTGGCTGGCAGGGATACAAGTGCAGGAACTCTATCTTGGTTCTTCTATATGCTATGCAAGAACCCTTTAATACAGGAAAAAGTTGCTGAAGAAGTGAGCCAAATTGTTGGGGTTCAAGGGGAAGAAACTGACATAAATTTGTTCGTACAAAACTTAACTGATTCAGCTCTTGATAAAATGCACTATCTTCATGCAGCATTGACAGAGACTCTAAGGCTCTATCCTGCAGTCCCTATT GATGGAAGGACTGCTGAAACAGATGACATTCTTCCTGATGGCTATAAACTAAGAAAAGGAGATGGAGTATACTACTTGGCCTATTCCATGGGCAGAATGCCTTGCCTTTGGGGAGAAGATGCTGAAGATTTTAAACCTGAGAGATGGCTCGAAAATGGAACTTTTCGACCCGAATCACCTTTCAAATTCATCTCATTTCAT GCGGGTCCTCGAATGTGTTTGGGAAAGGACTTTGCTTATCGACAAATGAAGATAGTATCTGCTGCACTGCTTCAATTTTTTCGATTCAAGCTAGCCGATCCAACGAGGAATGTAACTTATAGGATCATGCTTACCCTTCACATAGATGGAGGTCTCCCACTTCTTGCACTCCCAAGAGTAAGAAAATTTACCTAA
- the LOC103483332 gene encoding growth-regulating factor 9 isoform X1, which yields MEVHPLQSFPSSETGRGLRLRKADEVATDVVMMEVKKEVNQSENDEVSTPVLPSINLGLQIGTNSAGSRNERNSIVVRSGESILTAGQLQELEQQVIIHKYLAAGLRVPTHLLVPIWKSAARTLGSNVNGIYERYRSFIGFSPVGFDYRSMMDPEPGRCRRTDGKKWRCSRNTIPHQKYCERHMHRGRQRSRKPVEASENESPSKRLLLTIPDRDARCSLDVPTSTICGNIKTKNHPSCNVTTAIPFLPVEAVVPGPKTVSDTRTKSVTETITGSMHGTTAIVTSCADATKTIRMVPASAPNTTATCITTVPSVNPNATNSISTGYIANSKDVCNMNFRDNCSKSRNNIGRNDPNIQKIASPSLGFSPNSVLQVPGCSSSLCDSKINLELEPGRCRRTDGKKWRCRRDVIPDQKYCALHMHRGSKKHLKPFQNTPVLAPSVASYGTMLPSVTTPLTKLKPATPNTNLSMSIQADNKQRPTKARSNDSSSSETTVTDTTITG from the exons ATGGAAGTTCATCCACTTCAGAGCTTTCCGTCTTCAGAAACTG GGAGAGGATTAAGGCTGCGGAAGGCAGATGAGGTGGCGACGGACGTGGTGATGATGGAAGTGAAAAAGGAGGTTAATCAGTCGGAAAACGACGAGGTATCGACTCCGGTGTTGCCGTCGATTAATCTCGGTCTTCAGATTGGTACGAATTCGGCGGGAAGTCGAAACGAGAGAAACTCGATTGTTGTTCGGTCGGGGGAGTCGATTCTTACGGCTGGCCAATTGCAGGAGCTCGAGCAGCAAGTTATTATTCACAAGTATCTGGCTGCTGGTCTCCGTGTTCCTACGCACCTTCTCGTTCCAATTTGGAAGAGTGCTGCCAGGACCTTGGGCTCTAATGTCAATGGTATCTACGAGCGCTACCGTAGCT TTATAGGATTCAGTCCTGTGGGATTTGATTACAGAAGTATGATGGATCCTGAGCCAGGGAGATGTAGGAGGACTGATGGGAAGAAATGGAGATGTAGCCGGAATACTATTCCACATCAGAAATACTGTGAGCGGCACATGCATAGAGGCCGGCAGCGTTCAAGAAAGCCTGTGGAAGCTTCAGAAAATGAATCTCCATCGAAGAGACTTCTACTCACTATTCCAGACAGAGATGCTAGATGTTCTCTTGATGTTCCTACCTCCACCATTTGTGGGAATATCAAAACCAAGAATCACCCAAGTTGTAATGTTACCACTGCCATTCCCTTTCTTCCCGTGGAAGCTGTAGTCCCTGGTCCCAAAACCGTTTCTGATACTCGTACTAAATCAGTTACTGAAACCATTACTGGCAGCATGCATGGTACAACGGCCATTGTTACAAGCTGTGCTGATGCAACTAAAACCATCAGAATGGTCCCTGCCAGTGCCCCCAACACCACTGCTACATGTATTACAACAGTTCCCAGTGTAAATCCAAATGCTACTAACAGCATTTCCACTGGCTATATAGCCAACTCGAAAGATGTTTGCAATATGAATTTTCGTGACAATTGCAGCAAGAGCCGTAACAACATTGGAAGAAACGACCCCAATATCCAGAAGATTGCATCTCCCAGTCTTGGGTTCTCTCCTAACAGTGTTCTTCAAG TTCCTGGTTGCAGCAGCTCATTATGCGACAGTAAGATCAACCTTGAACTTGAACCAGGACGGTGTCGACGAACGGATGGTAAGAAATGGCGATGCCGGAGAGATGTTATTCCAGATCAGAAGTATTGTGCTCTACACATGCACAGAGGTTCAAAGAAGCATTTGAAGCCATTCCAAAACACGCCCGTTCTTGCTCCTTCTGTTGCTTCCTATGGCACTATGCTACCTTCGGTAACGACTCCGCTCACTAAACTCAAACCTGCAACCCCGAACACAAATCTTTCAATGTCTATCCAGGCCGACAACAAAcagagacccaccaaagcaagGAGCAACGACAGCAGTAGCAGCGAGACCACCGTTACCGACACCACAATCACAGGTTAA
- the LOC103483336 gene encoding uncharacterized protein LOC103483336: MSFLKGVVDYIGSIFSETSSIHDSPQNRSHEGASTMDSVNGVPVSNERYASKFKGYFNLSQEEIAKAVRAEEWGIIDDAILHYQNANRILTEASSTAVPSFISSSEQEKVKSYRQKISKWQSQVSDRLATLSIRAGVTSSNKSSLNHVQRAGNASKMPNKKPVLRSSSHSGANNSITRSQPANVGTSQSTREVPDGYDPKLVEMINTAIVDRSPSVKWDDIAGLQKAKQALLEMVILPTKRRDLFTGLRKPARGLLLFGPPGNGKTMLAKAVASESEATFFNLSAASFTSKWLGESEKLVRTLFMVAKSRQPSVIFMDEIDSVMSSRHAGEHEASRRLKSEFLVQFDGVTSNSTDLVIVIGATNKPQELDDAVLRRLVKRIYIPLPDENGRRLLLKHNLKGQSYSLPTRDLERLVKQTEGYSGSDLQALCEEAAMMPIRELGGNILTVKADQIRSLKYEDFQEAMKVIRPSLSKSSWKELEEWNQSFGSN, encoded by the exons ATGAGTTTTCTCAAAGGTGTAGTTGACTATATTGGGTCGATCTTCTCAGAAACGAGCTCAATTCACGATTCGCCGCAGAACCGGAGCCACGAGGGTGCTTCGACCATGGACAGCGTTAATGGAGTTCCTGTTTCGAACGAGCGATATGCTTCCAAGTTCAAAGGGTACTTTAATTTGTCGCAGGAGGAGATAGCCAAGGCCGTCAGGGCAGAGGAGTGGGGCATAATCGACGATGCGATCCTGCACTACCAGAATGCTAACCGCATTCTGACTGAGGCCAGTTCAACCGCTGTGCCTTCGTTTATCAGTTCCAG CGAACAAGAAAAGGTGAAATCTTATAGACAAAAAATCTCAAAGTGGCAAAGTCAAGTTTCTGATAGATTAGCAACTCTAAGTATTCGAGCAG GTGTTACATCGTCAAACAAG AGCTCCTTGAATCATGTGCAAAGAGCTGGAAACGCTTCAAAAATGCCAAACAAAAAGCCAGTGTTAAGGAGCTCTTCTCACAGTGGTGCAAATAATTCAATAACAAGAAGTCAACCGGCTAATGTTGGAACTTCACAATCTACTCGGGAAGTTCCCGATGGATATGATCCAAAATTGGTTGAAATGATAAACACTGCTATAGTGGATCGAAGTCCTTCTGTAAAATGGGATGATATTG CTGGACTTCAGAAGGCAAAGCAAGCTTTACTGGAGATGGTTATTTTGCCCACAAAGAGAAGAGATTTATTTACTGGTCTTCGAAAGCCAGCTAGAG GTCTTCTTCTCTTTGGTCCACCTGGTAATGGGAAGACTATGCTTGCTAAAGCTGTAGCTTCAGAATCAGAAGCCACTTTTTTTAACTTGTCAGCCGCATCCTTCACATCAAAATGG TTAGGAGAAAGTGAAAAGCTTGTACGGACTCTCTTCATGGTAGCTAAGTCCAGGCAGCCCTCCGTAATTTTCATGGATGAA ATTGATAGTGTTATGTCGTCGAGACATGCTGGTGAACATGAAGCTAGCAGGAGGTTGAAGTCTGAGTTTCTTGTACAGTTTGACGGCGTAACGTCCAATTCTACTGATCTTGTAATCGTTATTG GTGCAACTAATAAGCCCCAAGAATTGGATGATGCAGTTCTTAGGAGATTG GTGAAGAGAATTTACATTCCCTTGCCAGATGAAAACGGTAGAAGACTTCTTCTCAAGCACAACCTCAAGGGACAGTCATATTCTCTACCAA CTAGAGATCTAGAAAGACTAGTTAAACAGACTGAAG GATATTCTGGAAGTGATCTACAAGCCTTGTGCGAGGAAGCTGCAATGATGCCAATTAGGGAGCTAGGTGGAAACATTCTCACAGTAAAAGCAGATCAG ATAAGATCATTAAAGTATGAAGATTTCCAGGAGGCAATGAAGGTCATTAGACCCAGTTTAAGCAAAAGCAGTTGGAAGGAGCTTGAAGAATGGAACCAGAGTTTTGGATCCAATTAG
- the LOC103483332 gene encoding growth-regulating factor 9 isoform X2 — protein sequence MEVHPLQSFPSSETGRGLRLRKADEVATDVVMMEVKKEVNQSENDEVSTPVLPSINLGLQIGTNSAGSRNERNSIVVRSGESILTAGQLQELEQQVIIHKYLAAGLRVPTHLLVPIWKSAARTLGSNVNVIGFSPVGFDYRSMMDPEPGRCRRTDGKKWRCSRNTIPHQKYCERHMHRGRQRSRKPVEASENESPSKRLLLTIPDRDARCSLDVPTSTICGNIKTKNHPSCNVTTAIPFLPVEAVVPGPKTVSDTRTKSVTETITGSMHGTTAIVTSCADATKTIRMVPASAPNTTATCITTVPSVNPNATNSISTGYIANSKDVCNMNFRDNCSKSRNNIGRNDPNIQKIASPSLGFSPNSVLQVPGCSSSLCDSKINLELEPGRCRRTDGKKWRCRRDVIPDQKYCALHMHRGSKKHLKPFQNTPVLAPSVASYGTMLPSVTTPLTKLKPATPNTNLSMSIQADNKQRPTKARSNDSSSSETTVTDTTITG from the exons ATGGAAGTTCATCCACTTCAGAGCTTTCCGTCTTCAGAAACTG GGAGAGGATTAAGGCTGCGGAAGGCAGATGAGGTGGCGACGGACGTGGTGATGATGGAAGTGAAAAAGGAGGTTAATCAGTCGGAAAACGACGAGGTATCGACTCCGGTGTTGCCGTCGATTAATCTCGGTCTTCAGATTGGTACGAATTCGGCGGGAAGTCGAAACGAGAGAAACTCGATTGTTGTTCGGTCGGGGGAGTCGATTCTTACGGCTGGCCAATTGCAGGAGCTCGAGCAGCAAGTTATTATTCACAAGTATCTGGCTGCTGGTCTCCGTGTTCCTACGCACCTTCTCGTTCCAATTTGGAAGAGTGCTGCCAGGACCTTGGGCTCTAATGTCAATG TTATAGGATTCAGTCCTGTGGGATTTGATTACAGAAGTATGATGGATCCTGAGCCAGGGAGATGTAGGAGGACTGATGGGAAGAAATGGAGATGTAGCCGGAATACTATTCCACATCAGAAATACTGTGAGCGGCACATGCATAGAGGCCGGCAGCGTTCAAGAAAGCCTGTGGAAGCTTCAGAAAATGAATCTCCATCGAAGAGACTTCTACTCACTATTCCAGACAGAGATGCTAGATGTTCTCTTGATGTTCCTACCTCCACCATTTGTGGGAATATCAAAACCAAGAATCACCCAAGTTGTAATGTTACCACTGCCATTCCCTTTCTTCCCGTGGAAGCTGTAGTCCCTGGTCCCAAAACCGTTTCTGATACTCGTACTAAATCAGTTACTGAAACCATTACTGGCAGCATGCATGGTACAACGGCCATTGTTACAAGCTGTGCTGATGCAACTAAAACCATCAGAATGGTCCCTGCCAGTGCCCCCAACACCACTGCTACATGTATTACAACAGTTCCCAGTGTAAATCCAAATGCTACTAACAGCATTTCCACTGGCTATATAGCCAACTCGAAAGATGTTTGCAATATGAATTTTCGTGACAATTGCAGCAAGAGCCGTAACAACATTGGAAGAAACGACCCCAATATCCAGAAGATTGCATCTCCCAGTCTTGGGTTCTCTCCTAACAGTGTTCTTCAAG TTCCTGGTTGCAGCAGCTCATTATGCGACAGTAAGATCAACCTTGAACTTGAACCAGGACGGTGTCGACGAACGGATGGTAAGAAATGGCGATGCCGGAGAGATGTTATTCCAGATCAGAAGTATTGTGCTCTACACATGCACAGAGGTTCAAAGAAGCATTTGAAGCCATTCCAAAACACGCCCGTTCTTGCTCCTTCTGTTGCTTCCTATGGCACTATGCTACCTTCGGTAACGACTCCGCTCACTAAACTCAAACCTGCAACCCCGAACACAAATCTTTCAATGTCTATCCAGGCCGACAACAAAcagagacccaccaaagcaagGAGCAACGACAGCAGTAGCAGCGAGACCACCGTTACCGACACCACAATCACAGGTTAA
- the LOC103483332 gene encoding growth-regulating factor 9 isoform X3: MEVHPLQSFPSSETGRGLRLRKADEVATDVVMMEVKKEVNQSENDEVSTPVLPSINLGLQIGTNSAGSRNERNSIVVRSGESILTAGQLQELEQQVIIHKYLAAGLRVPTHLLVPIWKSAARTLGSNVNGFSPVGFDYRSMMDPEPGRCRRTDGKKWRCSRNTIPHQKYCERHMHRGRQRSRKPVEASENESPSKRLLLTIPDRDARCSLDVPTSTICGNIKTKNHPSCNVTTAIPFLPVEAVVPGPKTVSDTRTKSVTETITGSMHGTTAIVTSCADATKTIRMVPASAPNTTATCITTVPSVNPNATNSISTGYIANSKDVCNMNFRDNCSKSRNNIGRNDPNIQKIASPSLGFSPNSVLQVPGCSSSLCDSKINLELEPGRCRRTDGKKWRCRRDVIPDQKYCALHMHRGSKKHLKPFQNTPVLAPSVASYGTMLPSVTTPLTKLKPATPNTNLSMSIQADNKQRPTKARSNDSSSSETTVTDTTITG; the protein is encoded by the exons ATGGAAGTTCATCCACTTCAGAGCTTTCCGTCTTCAGAAACTG GGAGAGGATTAAGGCTGCGGAAGGCAGATGAGGTGGCGACGGACGTGGTGATGATGGAAGTGAAAAAGGAGGTTAATCAGTCGGAAAACGACGAGGTATCGACTCCGGTGTTGCCGTCGATTAATCTCGGTCTTCAGATTGGTACGAATTCGGCGGGAAGTCGAAACGAGAGAAACTCGATTGTTGTTCGGTCGGGGGAGTCGATTCTTACGGCTGGCCAATTGCAGGAGCTCGAGCAGCAAGTTATTATTCACAAGTATCTGGCTGCTGGTCTCCGTGTTCCTACGCACCTTCTCGTTCCAATTTGGAAGAGTGCTGCCAGGACCTTGGGCTCTAATGTCAATG GATTCAGTCCTGTGGGATTTGATTACAGAAGTATGATGGATCCTGAGCCAGGGAGATGTAGGAGGACTGATGGGAAGAAATGGAGATGTAGCCGGAATACTATTCCACATCAGAAATACTGTGAGCGGCACATGCATAGAGGCCGGCAGCGTTCAAGAAAGCCTGTGGAAGCTTCAGAAAATGAATCTCCATCGAAGAGACTTCTACTCACTATTCCAGACAGAGATGCTAGATGTTCTCTTGATGTTCCTACCTCCACCATTTGTGGGAATATCAAAACCAAGAATCACCCAAGTTGTAATGTTACCACTGCCATTCCCTTTCTTCCCGTGGAAGCTGTAGTCCCTGGTCCCAAAACCGTTTCTGATACTCGTACTAAATCAGTTACTGAAACCATTACTGGCAGCATGCATGGTACAACGGCCATTGTTACAAGCTGTGCTGATGCAACTAAAACCATCAGAATGGTCCCTGCCAGTGCCCCCAACACCACTGCTACATGTATTACAACAGTTCCCAGTGTAAATCCAAATGCTACTAACAGCATTTCCACTGGCTATATAGCCAACTCGAAAGATGTTTGCAATATGAATTTTCGTGACAATTGCAGCAAGAGCCGTAACAACATTGGAAGAAACGACCCCAATATCCAGAAGATTGCATCTCCCAGTCTTGGGTTCTCTCCTAACAGTGTTCTTCAAG TTCCTGGTTGCAGCAGCTCATTATGCGACAGTAAGATCAACCTTGAACTTGAACCAGGACGGTGTCGACGAACGGATGGTAAGAAATGGCGATGCCGGAGAGATGTTATTCCAGATCAGAAGTATTGTGCTCTACACATGCACAGAGGTTCAAAGAAGCATTTGAAGCCATTCCAAAACACGCCCGTTCTTGCTCCTTCTGTTGCTTCCTATGGCACTATGCTACCTTCGGTAACGACTCCGCTCACTAAACTCAAACCTGCAACCCCGAACACAAATCTTTCAATGTCTATCCAGGCCGACAACAAAcagagacccaccaaagcaagGAGCAACGACAGCAGTAGCAGCGAGACCACCGTTACCGACACCACAATCACAGGTTAA
- the LOC103483335 gene encoding cytochrome P450 704C1-like isoform X2, translating into MEVNFNIITFFTVVLCLFFLSFFILFLKTLAGKSITNSDYSPVYGTIYGQAFYLNNLYDHLTAVAKRHRTFRLLGESYSEIYTVDPRNVEHILKTKFENYMKGRKDQEVCGDLFGEGIFAVDGEKWKEQRKLASYEFSTKILRDFSCSVFRRNAEKLVGIVSEFSTMARIFDVQDLLMRCSLDSIFKVGFGVDLNCMEEPSKAAGRGGFMEAFDDASAQVFWRYIDPFWKLKRFLNIGSEASFRNNLKIIDAFVHQLISARRKLLHQPNLIDKEDILSRFLMESEKDPTRMNDQYLRDIILNFMLAGRDTSAGTLSWFFYMLCKNPLIQEKVAEEVSQIVGVQGEETDINLFVQNLTDSALDKMHYLHAALTETLRLYPAVPIDGRTAETDDILPDGYKLRKGDGVYYLAYSMGRMPCLWGEDAEDFKPERWLENGTFRPESPFKFISFHAGPRMCLGKDFAYRQMKIVSAALLQFFRFKLADPTRNVTYRIMLTLHIDGGLPLLALPRVRKFT; encoded by the exons ATGGAAGTGAATTTCAATATCATCACCTTCTTCACCGTCGTTCTCTGcctcttcttcctctccttcTTCATTCTCTTCCTCAAAACCCTAGCTGGAAAGTCCATAACCAACTCCGACTACTCGCCGGTGTACGGCACCATCTACGGCCAGGCTTTCTACTTAAACAACCTGTACGATCATCTGACGGCGGTGGCGAAGCGGCACAGAACCTTCCGACTGCTCGGAGAGTCGTACAGCGAGATATATACAGTGGATCCGAGAAACGTGGAGCATATATTGAAGACGAAATTCGAGAATTATATGAAAGGAAGGAAGGATCAAGAAGTGTGTGGGGATTTGTTCGGAGAAGGAATATTTGCGGTGGATGGAGAAAAGTGGAAGGAGCAGAGGAAATTGGCTAGCTATGAATTCTCGACGAAGATTCTTAGGGATTTTAGTTGCTCTGTTTTTAGAAGAAATGCTGAAAAACTCGTCGGAATTGTTTCGGAGTTCTCCACCATGGCTCGAATCTTCGATGTCCAG GATCTTCTAATGCGATGCTCTTTGGACTCCATTTTCAAAGTTGGGTTCGGCGTCGATTTGAATTGCATGGAGGAACCAAGCAAAGCTGCAGGCAGGGGCGGGTTCATGGAGGCTTTCGATGATGCTAGCGCTCAGGTTTTTTGGCGCTACATTGATCCTTTCTGGAAATTGAAAAGATTTCTCAACATCGGTTCCGAAGCTTCGTTTAGGAACAACCTCAAAATAATCGATGCTTTTGTGCATCAGTTGATCAGTGCTAGGAGAAAATTGCTTCACCAACCAAATCTT ATAGACAAAGAGGACATACTTTCGAGGTTTCTGATGGAAAGTGAGAAGGATCCAACAAGAATGAATGATCAATATCTAAGAGATATAATCCTGAATTTCATGTTGGCTGGCAGGGATACAAGTGCAGGAACTCTATCTTGGTTCTTCTATATGCTATGCAAGAACCCTTTAATACAGGAAAAAGTTGCTGAAGAAGTGAGCCAAATTGTTGGGGTTCAAGGGGAAGAAACTGACATAAATTTGTTCGTACAAAACTTAACTGATTCAGCTCTTGATAAAATGCACTATCTTCATGCAGCATTGACAGAGACTCTAAGGCTCTATCCTGCAGTCCCTATT GATGGAAGGACTGCTGAAACAGATGACATTCTTCCTGATGGCTATAAACTAAGAAAAGGAGATGGAGTATACTACTTGGCCTATTCCATGGGCAGAATGCCTTGCCTTTGGGGAGAAGATGCTGAAGATTTTAAACCTGAGAGATGGCTCGAAAATGGAACTTTTCGACCCGAATCACCTTTCAAATTCATCTCATTTCAT GCGGGTCCTCGAATGTGTTTGGGAAAGGACTTTGCTTATCGACAAATGAAGATAGTATCTGCTGCACTGCTTCAATTTTTTCGATTCAAGCTAGCCGATCCAACGAGGAATGTAACTTATAGGATCATGCTTACCCTTCACATAGATGGAGGTCTCCCACTTCTTGCACTCCCAAGAGTAAGAAAATTTACCTAA
- the LOC103483334 gene encoding serine/threonine-protein kinase Aurora-3, whose amino-acid sequence MKYLAKNNNESPKRQWSLKDFDVGKPLGKGKFGRVYLAREVRSKYIVALKVIFREQMKKYGIHRQLMREMEIQTSLRHPNILRLYGWFHDAERIFMILEYAHRGELYRELRKNGHLSEKQAATYMLSLAQALAYCHEKDVIHRDIKPENLLLDHEGRLKIGDFGWAVQSRSKRYTMCGTLDYLAPEMVENKGHDFAIDNWTMGILCYEFLYGVPPFEAESQNDTFKRIRKVELNFPSTPHISTEAKDLIGRLLVKDASKRLSLQEIVEHPWIIKNADPSGICNTR is encoded by the exons ATGAAATATTTGGCGAAGAACAATAACGAATCTCCAAAGCGGCAATGGTCCTTGAAAGATTTCGACGTAGGAAAACCCCTCGGCAAAGGAAAATTCGGCAGGGTTTATCTAGCTAGAGAAGTCAGG AGCAAGTATATAGTAGCACTGAAGGTGATTTTCCGGGAGCAGATGAAGAAGTACGGGATTCATCGTCAGTTAATGAGAGAGATGGAGATCCAGACCAGTCTTCGGCACCCCAACATCTTACGTCTCTATGGATGGTTTCATGATGCTGAACGGATTTTCATGATATTGGAATACGCTCACCGCGGTGAGCTTTATAGGGAACTTAGAAAAAATGGTCATCTCAGCGAGAAGCAAGCGGCCACT TACATGTTAAGCCTCGCACAAGCATTGGCATACTGCCATGAGAAGGATGTAATTCACAGGGACATTAAGCCAGAAAATTTGCTGCTCGATCATGAG GGCCGGTTGAAAATTGGAGATTTTGGATGGGCTGTACAGTCAAGAAGCAAGAGATATACAATGTGTGGAACCCTGGATTATTTAGCCCCAGAAATGGTGGAGAATAAAGGTCATGACTTTGCAATAGATAATTGGACTATGGGCATTCTTTGCTATGAATTCCTTTATGGAGTGCCTCCATTTGAAGCTGAGAGTCAAAATGACACGTTTAAAAG GATAAGGAAGGTTGAATTAAATTTTCCTTCGACTCCTCATATTTCTACGGAAGCAAAGGATCTAATAGGCCGG CTCTTGGTGAAGGATGCGTCTAAAAGACTTTCACTTCAGGAGATAGTGGAGCATCCATGGATAATCAAGAATGCAGATCCATCTGGTATTTGCAATACCAGGTAG